In Salvelinus alpinus chromosome 22, SLU_Salpinus.1, whole genome shotgun sequence, one genomic interval encodes:
- the aasdhppt gene encoding L-aminoadipate-semialdehyde dehydrogenase-phosphopantetheinyl transferase isoform X2 has product MGGVRWAFRCGSWTPTRSEWLLAARCVQREEKERIGQFMFAKDAKSAMAGRLLLRRLVCDRMGVPWADIRLERSPRGKPYLANPVCSSHESVGWSFNISHQGDYAVLAAEQRLQVGVDVMKTTMPGSSSVPEFFRIMTRQFTDYEWSVIRRAGSEWEQLTMFYRHWALKESFIKAIGTGLGFNLQRAEFHLSPEPIAEGKVCRRTTMHLDEEEEEVWTFEVSRVQWRDEKKKKGAGRVKKVQECPTISRLFLCVQPSPACFCPSPACF; this is encoded by the exons ATGGGAGGCGTTCGCTGGGCGTTCCGGTGTGGCTCGTGGACGCCGACCCGGTCCGAGTGGCTGTTGGCGGCCCGGTGTGTGCAGCGCGAAGAGAAAGAGCGAATCGGACAGTTCATGTTTGCCAAAGATGCCAAATCAGCTATG GCTGGCAGGTTGTTGTTGAGGAGGTTGGTGTGTGACAGGATGGGTGTTCCCTGGGCTGACATCCGCTTGGAGCGTTCTCCCAGAGGAAAGCCCTACCTGGCCaacccagtctgctccagccatgAATCTGTGGGCTGGAGTTTTAACATCTCCCACCAGGGTGACTACGCTGTGCTGGCTGCAGAGCAGAGGCTGCAGGTCGGGGTGGACGTGATGAAGACCAccatgccag gtaGCAGTTCTGTGCCAGAGTTTTTCCGTATCATGACGAGGCAGTTTACTGATTATGAGTGGAGTGTTATCCGCAGAGCAGGATCGGAATGGGAGCAACTGACCATGTTCTACAGACACTGG GCGTTGAAGGAAAGTTTCATCAAGGCGATTGGCACAGGGCTGGGCTTTAATCTACAGAGGGCGGAGTTTCACCTGTCACCTGAGCCAATTGCAGAGGGCAAGGTGTGTCGCCGGACCACAATGCACCtggatgaggaagaagaggaggtctgGACCTTCGAGGTGAGCAGGGTCCAGTGGAGAgacgaaaagaaaaaaaaaggagCAGGAAGAGTAAAGAAAGTTCAAGAGTGTCCAACCATCTCCCGCCTGTTTCTGTGTGTCCAGCCATCTCCCGCCTGTTTCTGT CCATCCCCCGCCTGTTTCTGA
- the aasdhppt gene encoding L-aminoadipate-semialdehyde dehydrogenase-phosphopantetheinyl transferase isoform X1 — MGGVRWAFRCGSWTPTRSEWLLAARCVQREEKERIGQFMFAKDAKSAMAGRLLLRRLVCDRMGVPWADIRLERSPRGKPYLANPVCSSHESVGWSFNISHQGDYAVLAAEQRLQVGVDVMKTTMPGSSSVPEFFRIMTRQFTDYEWSVIRRAGSEWEQLTMFYRHWALKESFIKAIGTGLGFNLQRAEFHLSPEPIAEGKVCRRTTMHLDEEEEEVWTFEETVLGNDHHVAVALGPSHTVGSVPPPALTYPPTSFTFLSFSDLISMATPLFEEDSAYWENFQKKAEAPERQRLTATV, encoded by the exons ATGGGAGGCGTTCGCTGGGCGTTCCGGTGTGGCTCGTGGACGCCGACCCGGTCCGAGTGGCTGTTGGCGGCCCGGTGTGTGCAGCGCGAAGAGAAAGAGCGAATCGGACAGTTCATGTTTGCCAAAGATGCCAAATCAGCTATG GCTGGCAGGTTGTTGTTGAGGAGGTTGGTGTGTGACAGGATGGGTGTTCCCTGGGCTGACATCCGCTTGGAGCGTTCTCCCAGAGGAAAGCCCTACCTGGCCaacccagtctgctccagccatgAATCTGTGGGCTGGAGTTTTAACATCTCCCACCAGGGTGACTACGCTGTGCTGGCTGCAGAGCAGAGGCTGCAGGTCGGGGTGGACGTGATGAAGACCAccatgccag gtaGCAGTTCTGTGCCAGAGTTTTTCCGTATCATGACGAGGCAGTTTACTGATTATGAGTGGAGTGTTATCCGCAGAGCAGGATCGGAATGGGAGCAACTGACCATGTTCTACAGACACTGG GCGTTGAAGGAAAGTTTCATCAAGGCGATTGGCACAGGGCTGGGCTTTAATCTACAGAGGGCGGAGTTTCACCTGTCACCTGAGCCAATTGCAGAGGGCAAGGTGTGTCGCCGGACCACAATGCACCtggatgaggaagaagaggaggtctgGACCTTCGAG GAGACTGTATTGGGTAATGACCACCATGTTGCTGTGGCACTGGGACCCAGCCATACAGTCGGATCTGTG CCTCCCCCTGCCCTCACCTATCCTCCCACCTCCTTCACCTTCCTCTCCTTCAGTGACCTCATCAGCATGGCCACACCCCTCTTTGAAGAAGACTCCGCCTACTGGGAGAACTTCCAGAAAAAGGCTGAAGCCCCGGAAAGACAAAGACTCACAGCTACAGTATGA